A part of Amycolatopsis lurida genomic DNA contains:
- a CDS encoding aminotransferase class V-fold PLP-dependent enzyme — translation MTAEPHWSELRAQFDLDPAYVHLGLSVLAPHPRPVREAIERHRRGLDSNPALYFHHRDELQRQVLEKAGRYLGAEPDTIALTESTTMGLAIVITGMTLRPGDEILSTEHEHYAACELLRFKAESSGASHRIIELYEDPRTATEDEIVAAVARGIGDRTRLLALTWVHSGTGVKLPLARIAEVVAAVNAGRPPGTEVLTCVDGVHGMGVEDFEVTALGCDFFATGCHKWLFGPRGTGLVWGSERGWAAVRPIITSFDVEVFWPWYLGSVPDGKAPAARFCTPGGFPAYEHRWALAEAFDFQQDLGKPRVAARIHDLNAHCRRALADVTGVRVRTPDVAELTSGMVCFDVPGIDPATVVDLLHGEGIVAGQTPYRSSAVRFAPGVLNDFDDIDRGTEALAKIIENHA, via the coding sequence GTGACGGCCGAGCCCCACTGGTCGGAGCTGCGGGCCCAATTCGACCTCGACCCGGCCTACGTGCACCTGGGACTCTCGGTACTGGCCCCACATCCGCGGCCGGTTCGCGAGGCGATCGAACGGCATCGTCGGGGCCTCGACAGCAACCCGGCGTTGTACTTTCACCATCGCGACGAGCTCCAGCGCCAGGTCCTGGAGAAGGCGGGACGCTACCTCGGCGCCGAGCCGGACACGATCGCGCTCACCGAAAGCACCACCATGGGCCTCGCCATCGTGATCACCGGTATGACGCTGCGACCCGGCGACGAGATCCTGAGCACCGAGCACGAGCATTACGCGGCCTGCGAACTGTTGCGGTTCAAGGCCGAATCGAGCGGTGCGTCCCATCGGATCATCGAACTCTACGAGGACCCTCGGACGGCGACCGAGGACGAGATCGTCGCTGCCGTGGCCCGCGGCATCGGGGACCGGACCCGGCTGCTGGCACTGACCTGGGTGCACTCGGGGACCGGGGTCAAGCTGCCGCTGGCCCGTATCGCGGAGGTCGTCGCGGCCGTCAACGCCGGGCGTCCACCCGGTACCGAGGTCCTGACCTGCGTCGACGGGGTGCACGGTATGGGCGTCGAGGATTTCGAGGTGACCGCGCTCGGTTGCGACTTCTTCGCCACCGGGTGCCACAAATGGCTGTTCGGGCCGCGGGGAACGGGCCTGGTCTGGGGCAGCGAGCGAGGCTGGGCCGCTGTCCGGCCGATCATCACCTCGTTCGACGTCGAGGTGTTCTGGCCGTGGTACCTGGGTTCCGTGCCGGACGGCAAGGCGCCGGCGGCACGGTTCTGCACCCCGGGCGGGTTCCCGGCCTACGAGCACCGGTGGGCGCTCGCCGAAGCCTTCGACTTCCAACAGGACCTGGGAAAGCCCAGGGTGGCCGCACGCATCCACGACCTGAACGCGCACTGCCGCCGCGCGCTCGCCGACGTCACCGGTGTCCGCGTGCGCACACCCGACGTGGCCGAGCTGACGTCCGGGATGGTGTGCTTCGACGTCCCCGGCATCGACCCGGCCACCGTCGTGGACCTCTTGCACGGCGAAGGAATCGTCGCCGGGCAGACGCCGTATCGCAGCAGCGCGGTCCGCTTCGCCCCTGGCGTGCTGAACGACTTCGACGACATCGACCGCGGAACCGAGGCACTGGCCAAGATCATCGAAAACCACGCCTGA
- a CDS encoding holo-ACP synthase, with protein MRIGADLLNLGELDRLLARPWFRAYVYAESELATAAGFGPDRCREFLAGRFAAKEAVAKAIGTGFADGVVPRQIAVERTDSGAALVVLTGAAAAGAAALGVVEVQVSITHKADLVLAVALAVITPQGQRPRADRL; from the coding sequence ATGCGGATCGGGGCCGACCTGCTGAACCTCGGCGAACTGGACCGGCTGCTGGCACGGCCGTGGTTCCGTGCCTACGTCTACGCCGAGTCCGAACTCGCCACCGCGGCCGGGTTCGGCCCCGATCGATGCCGGGAGTTCCTGGCGGGCCGGTTCGCCGCGAAGGAAGCCGTCGCGAAGGCGATCGGCACCGGTTTCGCCGACGGCGTCGTGCCGCGCCAGATCGCCGTCGAGCGAACCGATTCCGGAGCGGCCCTGGTGGTGCTCACCGGCGCGGCGGCCGCGGGCGCCGCCGCGCTCGGGGTCGTGGAGGTACAGGTCTCGATCACGCACAAGGCGGACCTGGTCCTGGCGGTCGCGCTGGCGGTGATCACTCCACAGGGGCAGCGTCCTCGTGCTGACCGACTTTGA
- a CDS encoding acyl carrier protein, with translation MTARDEVVSAIGGALGDVLEREITGLTEDTRLFDDLRLDSSKVLELLMLVEMAVGITVDPDDLDIDHLRTVRSFADYVESRQAIGEGVS, from the coding sequence GTGACGGCCCGGGACGAGGTGGTGTCGGCGATCGGGGGCGCGCTCGGGGACGTCCTGGAACGGGAGATCACCGGGCTGACCGAGGACACGCGGCTGTTCGACGATCTGCGGTTGGACTCGTCGAAGGTACTGGAACTGCTGATGCTGGTGGAGATGGCCGTCGGCATCACGGTGGATCCGGACGACCTCGACATCGATCACCTTCGTACCGTCCGTTCGTTCGCCGACTACGTGGAATCCAGGCAGGCCATCGGGGAAGGAGTGTCATGA
- a CDS encoding 3-oxoacyl-ACP synthase III family protein, giving the protein MGATTLERVESFVPERSVRIEELGEHLGLRRAELGVFRKFYGLDSLRFDPGMDLFDLLMPAAKRALAALPAGRRIDRLVFAHTTQALAPADVDIAQELARRLGLVDVEAFALSHQACVSSLGAIDVAAELLRAEGETAGYALMVTGERAFSPIVQLIPNTAIMADAASACLLTVDGDGDVVHSFVTKTLGEYAEWLALTPEQNTEFGRLYGPRLAEVILAAVAEAGCGFDDIDLVIPHNVNALAWRQTVKALEAPPEKFFLENIPKLSHCFSSDVFLNYTTLRENGRLVDGARYVLVTVGLGATFGAMVITHRTRGSGT; this is encoded by the coding sequence ATGGGCGCGACCACACTGGAACGCGTCGAATCGTTCGTGCCCGAGCGCAGCGTTCGCATCGAGGAGCTCGGCGAGCACCTCGGGCTGCGCCGGGCGGAACTCGGCGTGTTCCGGAAGTTCTACGGCCTCGACTCACTTCGGTTCGATCCGGGGATGGACCTGTTCGACCTGCTGATGCCCGCCGCGAAGCGGGCGCTGGCGGCGCTGCCCGCCGGCCGGAGGATCGACAGGCTGGTGTTCGCGCATACGACCCAGGCGCTCGCGCCCGCCGACGTCGACATCGCCCAGGAGCTCGCGCGGCGGCTGGGGCTGGTGGACGTCGAGGCGTTCGCGTTGTCCCACCAGGCGTGCGTGAGCAGTCTGGGCGCCATCGACGTCGCGGCCGAGCTGCTGCGGGCCGAGGGCGAGACCGCCGGTTACGCGCTGATGGTGACCGGCGAGCGGGCGTTCTCGCCGATCGTGCAGCTGATCCCCAACACCGCGATCATGGCGGACGCGGCCTCGGCGTGCCTGCTGACGGTGGACGGCGACGGCGACGTCGTGCATTCCTTCGTCACGAAGACGCTGGGGGAGTATGCGGAATGGCTGGCGCTGACCCCGGAGCAGAACACCGAGTTCGGCCGGCTCTACGGGCCGCGGCTGGCCGAGGTGATCCTGGCGGCGGTGGCCGAGGCGGGATGCGGGTTCGACGACATCGATCTGGTGATCCCGCACAACGTCAACGCCCTCGCCTGGCGGCAGACGGTGAAGGCGCTGGAGGCGCCGCCGGAGAAGTTCTTCCTGGAGAACATCCCCAAGCTCAGCCATTGCTTCTCGTCGGACGTGTTCCTGAACTACACGACCTTGCGGGAGAACGGCAGGCTCGTCGACGGCGCCCGCTACGTGCTCGTCACGGTCGGTCTCGGCGCGACGTTCGGCGCCATGGTGATCACCCATCGGACGCGAGGGAGCGGGACGTGA
- a CDS encoding SAM-dependent methyltransferase, translated as MHAVSYTAQWMAAARSLESERDDALFVDPLASALAAPDGFRLIERYAGGGLLPFISIRTRFLDDAIGELRSDPAIRQVVLIAAGMDTRAFRLDWPGDTVVFEVDHEPLLVEKQRRLTELGAEPRVDRRVVPADLTREWLPELEKAGFDPARPTLWVAEALTFFLTEEQAGGLLRTLGSVSAPGSRLALDILGRALLRSPFSKPFLDRLADDGTPWIFGTDKPEEFLLAHGWKVDEIKEPGQPGAGEGRWPYEVQPPERRGANRLWLLRAEYLEG; from the coding sequence ATGCACGCCGTTTCCTATACAGCGCAGTGGATGGCGGCGGCCCGCTCGCTCGAGTCCGAGCGCGACGACGCGCTGTTCGTCGACCCGCTGGCGAGCGCCCTTGCCGCACCGGACGGGTTCCGGTTGATCGAGCGTTACGCGGGTGGCGGGCTGCTGCCGTTCATCAGCATCCGGACCAGGTTCCTCGACGACGCGATCGGCGAGCTGCGGTCGGATCCCGCCATCCGCCAGGTCGTGCTGATCGCGGCGGGGATGGACACCAGGGCGTTCCGGCTGGACTGGCCCGGCGACACCGTCGTCTTCGAGGTGGACCACGAGCCGCTGCTGGTGGAGAAGCAGCGGCGACTGACCGAACTGGGCGCCGAGCCGCGGGTCGATCGCCGGGTCGTCCCCGCCGACCTGACCCGTGAATGGCTGCCGGAACTGGAGAAGGCGGGCTTCGACCCGGCTCGCCCGACGTTGTGGGTGGCCGAGGCGCTGACCTTCTTCCTGACCGAGGAGCAGGCGGGCGGTCTGCTGAGGACGCTGGGTTCGGTGTCGGCCCCGGGAAGCAGGCTCGCGCTGGACATCCTCGGCCGTGCCCTGCTGCGCAGCCCGTTCTCGAAGCCGTTCCTCGACCGGCTGGCCGACGACGGGACACCGTGGATCTTCGGCACCGACAAGCCGGAGGAGTTCCTGCTGGCCCACGGCTGGAAGGTCGACGAGATCAAGGAGCCCGGTCAGCCCGGTGCGGGTGAGGGCCGCTGGCCGTACGAGGTACAGCCGCCGGAACGCCGTGGCGCCAACCGGCTCTGGCTGTTGCGGGCCGAATACCTGGAGGGCTGA
- a CDS encoding phosphopantetheine-binding protein gives MPTPGIEKVSDWILGRHPERTELAFEEDLIESRLVDSLSFVELVYVIEDASGVEVDFDTIDIADFKTLSAIEKAFFAGAGVS, from the coding sequence ATGCCCACCCCCGGTATCGAAAAGGTCAGTGACTGGATTCTCGGCAGGCACCCGGAACGCACGGAGCTGGCGTTCGAAGAGGACCTGATCGAAAGCCGCTTGGTCGACTCGCTGTCGTTCGTCGAACTGGTCTACGTGATCGAGGACGCGAGCGGCGTCGAGGTCGACTTCGACACCATCGACATCGCGGACTTCAAAACCCTGTCGGCCATCGAGAAGGCGTTCTTCGCCGGAGCGGGAGTCAGCTGA
- a CDS encoding holo-ACP synthase, producing MPARRIGIDVVPLSRVRELVAQDAEPALRRLLSSAELLSSSTPDGPDLPGIAGRLAAKEAVFKLFHVGGQPVPWLSTEVLKSDGGWPVVRLTGRAARLAREAGLGEIEISITHDDAYAIAVAVSAAD from the coding sequence ATGCCCGCGAGACGGATCGGCATCGACGTCGTCCCGCTCAGCCGGGTGCGCGAGCTCGTCGCCCAGGACGCGGAACCCGCGCTGCGGCGCCTGCTCTCCTCCGCCGAACTGCTGAGTTCGTCCACTCCGGACGGTCCGGACCTGCCTGGTATCGCGGGACGTCTGGCCGCCAAGGAAGCGGTGTTCAAACTCTTCCACGTCGGTGGGCAGCCCGTGCCCTGGCTCTCGACCGAAGTGCTCAAGAGCGACGGCGGCTGGCCGGTGGTCCGGCTCACCGGACGCGCCGCGCGGCTGGCGAGGGAAGCCGGGCTCGGTGAGATCGAAATCAGCATCACCCACGACGACGCGTACGCCATCGCGGTCGCGGTGTCCGCCGCGGACTGA
- a CDS encoding seryl-tRNA synthetase, with protein MTRTTGVDGAEALAILGPDETALVQELDRTFLGWAAAAGAREISPPPLYPVTDLEKFDVYANFPQLAFVAGPLDLAGREGKPVDGRFAGGDLQDGRYGLPHATCYGAYLFYEGTKVSETEVVTLVNRCFRSEDHYSGLRRLASFQMREIVALGSFEHTQEVVSLFTERILAFSGELGLGLEKEAAIDPFFQNDGARALLQKLSPVKYEFQDGTLAIASVNTHRNFFGERCDIRFGDGKEFAYTSCVAFGLERWLAVLTERHHGDLPAALAAVRAAAGRAG; from the coding sequence ATGACCCGCACCACCGGAGTGGACGGCGCCGAAGCGCTGGCGATCCTCGGCCCCGACGAGACCGCGCTTGTCCAGGAACTCGACCGGACCTTCCTCGGCTGGGCCGCCGCCGCCGGGGCCCGGGAGATCAGCCCGCCGCCGCTGTACCCGGTCACCGACCTGGAGAAGTTCGACGTCTACGCGAACTTCCCGCAGCTGGCGTTCGTGGCCGGTCCACTGGATCTGGCCGGACGGGAGGGAAAGCCGGTCGACGGGCGGTTCGCCGGCGGCGATCTGCAGGACGGCCGTTACGGTCTGCCGCACGCGACCTGTTACGGGGCTTACCTTTTCTACGAGGGCACGAAGGTGTCCGAGACGGAGGTCGTGACCCTCGTCAACCGCTGTTTCCGCAGCGAGGACCACTACAGCGGCTTGCGCCGGCTGGCGAGTTTCCAGATGCGGGAGATCGTCGCTCTCGGCTCGTTCGAGCATACGCAGGAAGTCGTTTCCCTTTTCACCGAACGGATCCTGGCGTTCTCCGGCGAACTCGGCCTTGGCCTGGAGAAGGAGGCCGCGATCGATCCGTTCTTCCAGAACGACGGCGCCCGGGCTCTCCTGCAGAAGCTGAGCCCGGTCAAATACGAGTTCCAGGACGGCACCCTCGCGATCGCCTCGGTCAACACCCATCGGAACTTCTTCGGCGAACGGTGCGACATCCGCTTCGGCGACGGCAAGGAGTTCGCCTACACCAGTTGCGTGGCGTTCGGCCTGGAGCGCTGGCTCGCCGTGCTGACCGAACGCCACCACGGCGATCTTCCGGCAGCGCTGGCGGCCGTCCGAGCGGCGGCCGGCCGGGCCGGGTGA
- a CDS encoding diiron oxygenase, with amino-acid sequence MASDISDIIDADERFRGLLDRLSSKSIDDYYNPYQMFEWPDSLPERMWWMSPELTTTHGTEFATTLSEGQLFALSRFESINFYSLNVHGIRELLIEVVARIHTAGFEMPSEFFHHFIGEENEHMWFFAEFCLRYGKKIYRAPAAGVTIPPASSSKVESLLVFARILIFEELVDHYNSLMARDERLHETIRAINRIHHQDESRHIAFGRELVEHLYGDLKKTATAEELVEVSAYLRRYLSYSFESLYNPQVYRDAGIENPLEFRRALLDAPTRPAAEKQVFRKTLKYLERTGILR; translated from the coding sequence GTGGCCAGTGACATCAGCGACATCATCGACGCGGACGAACGGTTTCGCGGCCTGCTCGATCGCCTTTCGTCGAAGTCGATCGACGACTACTACAACCCCTATCAGATGTTCGAGTGGCCGGACAGCCTGCCCGAACGGATGTGGTGGATGAGCCCCGAGCTCACCACCACCCATGGCACCGAGTTCGCCACGACGCTGAGCGAAGGCCAGCTCTTCGCCCTGTCGCGGTTCGAAAGCATCAACTTCTACAGCCTCAACGTGCACGGGATCCGCGAGCTGCTCATCGAGGTCGTCGCGCGTATCCACACGGCGGGTTTCGAGATGCCGTCGGAGTTCTTCCACCACTTCATCGGTGAGGAGAACGAGCATATGTGGTTCTTCGCGGAATTCTGCCTGCGTTACGGCAAGAAGATCTATCGCGCACCGGCTGCCGGCGTCACCATCCCGCCCGCGTCTTCGTCCAAAGTGGAGAGTTTGCTGGTGTTCGCGAGGATCCTGATCTTCGAGGAACTGGTGGACCACTACAACTCGCTGATGGCGCGGGACGAACGCCTGCACGAGACGATTCGCGCGATCAACCGCATCCACCATCAGGACGAATCGCGGCATATCGCGTTCGGCCGGGAGCTGGTGGAGCATCTCTACGGCGACCTCAAGAAGACGGCGACCGCAGAGGAGCTCGTCGAGGTCTCGGCCTACCTCCGACGGTATCTCTCCTACAGTTTCGAGTCGCTGTACAACCCGCAGGTCTATCGCGACGCCGGCATCGAGAACCCGCTGGAGTTCCGGCGTGCGCTGCTCGACGCGCCAACCCGGCCTGCCGCCGAGAAACAGGTGTTCCGCAAGACCTTGAAGTACCTGGAGCGAACGGGGATCCTGCGATGA
- a CDS encoding holo-ACP synthase, with protein MTTLVGVDALRVAELDLLARRGWFLKFLFSQEELDDLATAGSVCLACRFAAKEAVLKVLRTCLSGPVPPAQIVIRRSGADATSVELRGAASERARALGIERVDVSISCERGLVIAVALGTA; from the coding sequence ATGACCACGCTCGTCGGTGTGGACGCGCTGCGCGTGGCCGAACTGGATCTGCTCGCGCGGCGCGGCTGGTTCCTGAAGTTCCTGTTCTCCCAGGAGGAACTCGACGACCTCGCGACGGCGGGCAGTGTCTGTCTCGCTTGCCGGTTCGCCGCGAAGGAGGCGGTGCTGAAGGTGCTCAGGACCTGCCTGTCCGGCCCGGTTCCGCCCGCCCAGATCGTGATCCGGCGTTCCGGAGCGGACGCGACGTCGGTGGAGTTGCGCGGTGCGGCGTCCGAACGTGCCCGCGCGCTGGGGATCGAGCGGGTCGACGTCTCCATTTCCTGTGAACGGGGGCTCGTGATCGCGGTCGCCCTGGGGACGGCCTGA
- a CDS encoding AfsR/SARP family transcriptional regulator, translating into MEFTILGPLGVRDGNTELDLGAPKVRRLLALLLHRAGEVVPVSALVDGLWAGRPPRTAAKNLQLYVLQLRRALADPDRVVHRRPGYLLVVNPGELDVRRFEDLADQARAAHERRNAVVAGSLARQALAVWQGPPFSGLADSSAALQVEADRLQERRLVLLGQRIDADLALGRHADVVAELTELVAEHPLREHFQAQLMLALYRSRRQAEALKVYRRARALLTGELGLEPGAELTGLAQAILRTDPALDLPAAEQPVSAGPRQLPAALPTFTGRTAHLRRIDALVAGGAPVVVISGTAGVGKTALALQWAHGALDRFPDGQLYLNLHGYARSATVTAAEALVRLVRSLGVPPDRIPVDPEELAALYRSELAGKRMLVVLDNAGTAEQVRPLLPGRPGSLVVVTGREELPGLVVLHDAGAVRLDLLTEEDGLKLLARIVGAQRVKEERRAAATLVRLCAGLPLALRIAAADIGTGRDRPIGAVADGLLRADRLDRLGIDGDPSTAVRAAFALSYRRLGPAARGLFRLLGVVQVPDFTARSMAALAGQVPEDTSQALAELERAHLVTRDADGRYQCHDLLRLYATERARAEDGAAERDAARLRLFGWYLATATAAVTRITPQILRLREGAEFGETDVVFDDDAEALEWLEAERADLVAIVHDAAAQGPHRVVWLLADALRGFFWLRRHSVDWVAVANAGLAAAAADGEPRGRIAAQQSLAQVYRGLGDYAAAVTHYTRALELATTERWPEAEAAARGNLAGVHWELGALDEAVAELDRAIELNSRMGWEAGLSANLHNIGTLLRELGKPQEAIRRLAQALSLIERTGNRDGAAHVYTTLGEVYLDLGRLTDARESLSKGVSLHRENGARYGETTALCILAALCAETGEFAEAAEHAEAMLELARETGDRRAEANALAALAELGGRTELSVAPEVLAGQAVELAHEIHYTRAEIVGLLALAEVCRRGGRLDDAVTHAGAAAELAARRDFRLLAARAQTVLATTRRDRGDRKQAAECAERALILHRGTGNRIGEGHALAVLGEVTAKRDPGAGQGLLRKAHDILADCGSVERFRVANLLAT; encoded by the coding sequence ATGGAGTTCACGATTCTCGGGCCGCTCGGGGTCCGCGACGGAAATACCGAACTCGATCTGGGCGCGCCGAAAGTCCGCCGTCTGCTGGCGCTGCTGCTTCATCGCGCGGGCGAAGTGGTGCCGGTGAGCGCGCTGGTCGACGGCCTGTGGGCGGGCCGCCCGCCGCGCACCGCGGCGAAGAACCTCCAGCTCTACGTCCTCCAGCTCCGCCGCGCGCTGGCGGATCCGGATCGCGTGGTGCACCGCAGACCCGGCTATCTGCTCGTGGTGAATCCCGGTGAACTGGACGTGCGGCGGTTCGAGGACCTCGCCGACCAGGCGCGCGCGGCACACGAGCGGCGGAACGCGGTCGTCGCCGGAAGTCTCGCGCGGCAGGCACTCGCGGTCTGGCAGGGCCCTCCGTTCAGCGGGCTGGCCGACAGCAGCGCCGCCCTCCAGGTCGAGGCGGACCGGCTGCAGGAACGACGGCTGGTCCTGCTGGGGCAGCGCATCGACGCGGACCTGGCGCTCGGCAGACACGCGGACGTCGTCGCCGAACTCACCGAGCTGGTCGCGGAACATCCGTTGCGGGAACATTTCCAGGCTCAGCTCATGCTCGCGCTCTACCGGTCGCGGCGCCAGGCCGAGGCGCTCAAGGTCTACCGCCGGGCACGCGCCCTGCTCACCGGCGAGCTCGGTCTCGAACCGGGTGCGGAGCTGACCGGCCTCGCCCAGGCCATCCTGCGCACCGATCCGGCACTGGACCTGCCCGCCGCCGAACAGCCGGTTTCCGCCGGGCCGAGGCAGCTGCCCGCCGCGCTGCCGACGTTCACCGGCCGCACCGCGCATCTGCGCCGGATCGACGCCCTGGTCGCCGGCGGCGCACCGGTGGTGGTCATCAGCGGCACCGCGGGGGTCGGCAAGACCGCGCTGGCGCTGCAATGGGCACACGGCGCGCTCGACCGGTTCCCCGACGGGCAGCTCTACCTGAATCTGCACGGCTACGCGCGGTCGGCCACGGTGACCGCGGCCGAAGCGCTGGTCCGGCTCGTGCGCTCGCTGGGCGTCCCGCCCGACCGGATACCGGTGGATCCCGAGGAACTGGCCGCGCTCTACCGGTCCGAGCTCGCGGGCAAACGGATGCTCGTGGTGCTCGACAACGCCGGCACGGCCGAGCAGGTGCGGCCGCTGCTGCCCGGCCGGCCCGGCAGCCTCGTCGTGGTGACCGGCAGGGAGGAACTGCCCGGGCTCGTCGTCCTGCACGACGCCGGTGCCGTCCGGCTCGACCTGCTGACCGAAGAGGACGGGCTCAAGCTGCTCGCCAGGATCGTCGGCGCGCAGCGGGTCAAGGAGGAACGCCGGGCGGCGGCGACGCTGGTCCGGTTGTGCGCCGGGCTGCCGCTCGCGTTGCGGATCGCGGCCGCGGACATCGGGACCGGCCGGGACCGGCCGATCGGCGCCGTGGCCGACGGGCTGCTGCGGGCCGACCGGCTGGACCGGCTCGGGATCGACGGCGACCCGTCGACCGCGGTCCGCGCCGCGTTCGCGCTCTCGTACCGGCGGCTCGGTCCGGCCGCCCGGGGCTTGTTCCGGTTGCTCGGCGTGGTCCAGGTGCCGGACTTCACCGCACGGTCGATGGCCGCGCTCGCCGGGCAGGTCCCCGAGGACACGTCCCAGGCTCTGGCCGAACTGGAGCGCGCACATCTCGTCACCCGGGACGCCGACGGCCGGTACCAGTGCCACGACCTGCTCCGGCTGTACGCGACCGAACGCGCGCGGGCCGAGGACGGCGCGGCCGAACGCGACGCGGCCAGGCTCCGGCTGTTCGGCTGGTATCTCGCGACGGCGACCGCCGCGGTCACGCGGATCACGCCGCAGATCCTCCGGCTTCGTGAAGGAGCCGAATTCGGCGAGACCGACGTCGTCTTCGATGACGACGCCGAGGCGCTGGAGTGGCTCGAAGCGGAACGTGCCGACCTCGTGGCCATCGTCCACGACGCCGCCGCGCAGGGGCCGCATCGGGTCGTCTGGTTACTCGCGGACGCCCTTCGCGGCTTCTTCTGGCTCAGAAGGCATTCCGTGGACTGGGTCGCAGTCGCGAACGCCGGGCTCGCCGCGGCGGCCGCGGACGGTGAGCCGCGCGGCCGGATCGCCGCCCAGCAAAGCCTCGCGCAGGTGTATCGCGGGCTGGGCGACTACGCGGCCGCCGTCACGCACTACACCAGGGCGCTGGAGCTGGCGACCACCGAACGATGGCCGGAAGCGGAAGCCGCCGCGCGCGGCAATCTCGCCGGAGTCCACTGGGAGCTCGGCGCGCTCGACGAGGCCGTCGCCGAACTCGACCGCGCGATCGAACTGAACAGCCGGATGGGCTGGGAAGCGGGACTTTCGGCCAACCTGCACAACATCGGGACACTGCTGCGGGAGCTGGGCAAGCCGCAGGAAGCCATCCGACGGCTGGCCCAGGCCCTTTCGCTCATCGAACGTACCGGCAATCGCGACGGTGCCGCGCACGTGTACACCACGCTCGGCGAGGTCTATCTCGACCTCGGCAGGCTGACCGACGCGCGCGAGTCGCTGTCGAAGGGTGTTTCCCTGCACCGGGAGAACGGCGCTCGTTACGGCGAGACGACCGCACTCTGCATACTGGCGGCGTTGTGCGCCGAGACCGGGGAATTCGCCGAAGCGGCCGAGCACGCCGAGGCGATGCTGGAACTGGCCCGGGAGACAGGCGATCGCCGGGCGGAGGCGAACGCGCTCGCGGCGCTGGCCGAACTCGGTGGCCGGACCGAGTTGTCCGTGGCTCCCGAGGTCTTGGCCGGACAGGCGGTCGAACTCGCCCACGAGATCCACTACACCCGCGCGGAGATCGTCGGCCTGCTGGCGCTGGCGGAGGTATGTCGTCGTGGCGGGCGGCTCGACGACGCCGTCACACATGCGGGCGCGGCCGCGGAACTGGCCGCACGGCGGGACTTCCGGCTCCTCGCGGCCCGGGCGCAGACGGTGCTGGCCACCACCCGGCGGGACCGCGGCGACCGGAAACAAGCTGCGGAATGCGCCGAGCGTGCGCTGATACTGCATCGTGGCACCGGCAACCGGATCGGCGAGGGACACGCGCTCGCGGTCCTCGGCGAAGTCACCGCGAAACGGGATCCCGGTGCGGGGCAGGGACTTCTGCGGAAGGCGCACGACATCCTCGCCGACTGCGGTTCGGTCGAACGGTTCCGGGTGGCGAACCTGCTCGCGACCTGA